The Polycladomyces zharkentensis genome segment GCAATAGGGACATTGGTCGACTTTGCCCAGAATCTTGGTTATTCGGCCGCACTTGGGGCATTCCACCTGAACGGCCTTAAGCGACAAGATTCCGATCCAGAAGTACAGACCCACACTGGAGAAGATGACCAGAATCCCCAGGAATAAAAAGAATACCATCCATCCCGGCCAGATAAAACCAAAGTACATGACGCCGATGCCGAGAAAGGTGAGTAACAAAGCCAGGGTCCGCACTTTATTGATCTTGCTTGCCCATATCATGACTGCCGCCTCCTTTGTCAAATTTGAGTATACCACTTCCGGA includes the following:
- a CDS encoding DUF2614 family zinc ribbon-containing protein — encoded protein: MIWASKINKVRTLALLLTFLGIGVMYFGFIWPGWMVFFLFLGILVIFSSVGLYFWIGILSLKAVQVECPKCGRITKILGKVDQCPYCKVYLSLDPAHASKEPADAVSGSETESSANGSAT